In Campylobacter mucosalis, a single window of DNA contains:
- a CDS encoding NAD(P)-binding domain-containing protein yields the protein MSKIYDLVVIGGGPCGIGAVVEAKTAGLVNVLMIEKGDNHNQTIRKFYKDNKRVDKEYKGQDSTIHGIVAFEDGTKESTLDFFDKLLDDGKIEVQFNCEVENVKKNDDGNFSVVTAKGTYTAKNVMIAIGKMGRPNKPDYKIPPSLNEVVNFNLNNCSSKEKILVVGGGNSAVEYAIELCQYNKTTIAYRKDSFSRVNETNKEALWALEQNDKIKVRLNHDIVELENESGRVRVQYNNGKIRVYDRVVYAIGGSSPVDFLQKCGIKTDDKGNPEVNENYESNIKGLYIGGDLVLKNGGSIVVALNHAHQVVKDILEKRG from the coding sequence ATGTCAAAAATTTATGATTTAGTAGTAATCGGTGGCGGACCTTGCGGTATCGGTGCCGTAGTTGAAGCAAAAACAGCAGGTCTTGTAAATGTTTTAATGATAGAAAAGGGAGATAATCACAACCAAACTATTAGAAAATTTTACAAAGATAATAAGCGTGTCGATAAAGAGTATAAAGGGCAAGATAGCACAATTCACGGCATAGTGGCGTTTGAAGACGGCACAAAAGAGAGCACTCTTGATTTTTTTGACAAGCTTCTTGATGACGGCAAAATCGAAGTGCAGTTTAACTGTGAAGTTGAAAATGTCAAGAAAAACGATGATGGAAATTTCAGCGTAGTAACTGCCAAGGGTACATATACAGCAAAAAATGTAATGATAGCAATCGGCAAAATGGGTAGACCAAATAAGCCTGATTATAAAATTCCGCCATCTTTAAATGAGGTTGTAAATTTCAATCTAAACAACTGCTCAAGCAAAGAAAAGATTTTAGTAGTTGGTGGCGGAAATTCAGCTGTTGAGTATGCTATCGAACTTTGTCAATACAACAAAACCACAATCGCATATAGAAAAGATAGCTTCTCTAGGGTAAATGAAACAAACAAAGAGGCACTTTGGGCGTTAGAGCAAAACGATAAGATCAAAGTTCGCTTAAATCACGATATAGTCGAGCTAGAAAACGAATCTGGACGCGTTAGAGTCCAATACAATAACGGTAAAATTCGCGTTTATGACCGTGTAGTTTATGCCATAGGCGGCTCAAGTCCTGTTGATTTTTTACAAAAATGTGGCATAAAAACAGACGACAAGGGAAATCCTGAAGTAAACGAAAACTACGAAAGCAACATAAAAGGGCTTTACATCGGCGGAGATCTCGTACTTAAAAATGGTGGT
- a CDS encoding autotransporter outer membrane beta-barrel domain-containing protein produces MKISKTACILILGATFATNAVAYKNLSDVRTAYYYTRTQYPNFPNLQGDGLKALIGTAREYIILLSVNNPSPQNEDDRIFISTSLKSNYSQITEGFKLAKEWLLNESDRDKSQINIDEIRNWLDNQGINTLEKFKNFTLEQLKNKEQLEKDLDSALIDFRKKLSDNLNKYKDELEKIVIEKEKASAADLDTYKKALESTKDAIVSIAKEMNQENKADMSLIISKDKELSNGDIIKAILDVDAYKFEGLDGIKKLASKEDESISQVVSNFGQNSVISTIQIGSELNTATRLAKLSNPYNENLALAYAISNLKNENFADNDGYALSSLVREYTNRFNYDNNLWATINGAKGNIKDGANPSVYGFTLGYDKAFDDFIFGGFVTYAKSKAKNEIINNKADNYQLGVYSRSYIKNYEIDFKFSTGIAKNKNERNTILANRVIVNDSKYNSYFNSLDINYGYVAKLDSMEGLFFKPSIGLNFSHIKSNSFRENGELAVKYNATTSKALSLRVSGEIRKYLENGSYFYVTPGIEKEIYKNANNSVVTFIGSNNDIIFSARDRKSTFLTLQTGADFTITKSLSANANFGVKASAQEKYCNGTLGIKYKF; encoded by the coding sequence ATGAAAATTTCAAAAACAGCATGTATTTTAATATTAGGCGCTACTTTTGCAACAAATGCGGTGGCTTATAAAAATCTTAGCGATGTTAGAACTGCTTACTACTATACAAGAACACAATATCCAAATTTCCCAAATCTACAAGGCGATGGACTTAAAGCTCTAATTGGAACAGCAAGAGAATATATAATATTGTTATCTGTTAACAACCCAAGTCCACAAAATGAGGATGATAGAATTTTTATATCTACAAGCTTAAAAAGTAATTATAGTCAAATAACGGAGGGTTTTAAGCTTGCAAAAGAATGGCTATTAAATGAATCTGATAGAGATAAATCTCAAATAAATATTGATGAGATAAGAAACTGGCTAGACAATCAAGGAATCAATACTCTTGAAAAATTTAAAAATTTTACATTGGAGCAGTTAAAAAACAAAGAACAACTAGAAAAAGATTTAGATAGTGCTTTGATTGATTTTAGAAAAAAGCTATCAGATAATCTAAATAAATATAAAGATGAATTAGAAAAGATAGTAATAGAAAAAGAAAAAGCAAGTGCTGCTGACCTAGATACATATAAAAAGGCTTTAGAAAGTACAAAAGACGCGATAGTAAGTATCGCAAAAGAGATGAACCAAGAAAATAAAGCCGATATGAGCCTAATAATATCAAAAGATAAAGAGTTGTCTAATGGTGATATTATAAAGGCTATATTAGACGTGGACGCATATAAATTTGAAGGACTAGATGGGATAAAAAAGCTAGCCTCTAAAGAAGACGAGTCTATATCGCAAGTCGTGAGTAATTTTGGTCAAAACAGTGTTATAAGCACTATACAAATCGGTTCTGAGCTAAATACCGCGACACGTCTTGCAAAGCTGTCAAATCCATATAATGAAAATTTAGCTCTAGCTTATGCTATTTCAAATTTAAAAAATGAAAATTTTGCAGACAATGATGGCTATGCTTTAAGCTCATTGGTTAGAGAATACACAAATAGATTTAACTACGACAACAACTTATGGGCTACGATAAATGGTGCAAAAGGCAACATTAAAGATGGAGCAAACCCTAGTGTCTATGGATTTACTTTAGGTTATGATAAAGCATTTGATGATTTTATATTTGGTGGATTTGTCACATACGCTAAATCAAAAGCAAAAAATGAGATAATAAACAACAAGGCAGACAACTATCAACTTGGTGTTTATTCAAGGTCGTATATCAAAAACTATGAAATAGACTTTAAATTCTCTACTGGTATAGCAAAAAATAAAAATGAAAGAAATACAATCTTAGCAAATAGAGTAATCGTAAATGATTCAAAATACAACTCATACTTTAACTCTTTGGATATCAACTATGGATATGTAGCAAAACTAGATAGCATGGAGGGATTATTTTTTAAACCATCTATTGGTTTAAATTTTAGTCATATAAAAAGTAATAGTTTTAGAGAAAATGGTGAACTAGCTGTAAAATACAATGCTACAACATCAAAGGCGTTAAGTCTAAGAGTGTCTGGCGAGATAAGAAAATACCTAGAAAACGGTAGCTATTTTTATGTAACTCCTGGAATAGAAAAAGAAATTTATAAAAATGCAAACAATAGCGTTGTAACTTTTATAGGTTCAAACAATGACATTATATTTTCAGCAAGAGATAGGAAATCAACATTTTTAACACTACAAACTGGTGCTGATTTTACTATCACAAAATCGCTTAGTGCTAATGCAAATTTTGGCGTAAAAGCCTCAGCACAAGAAAAATACTGCAATGGAACTCTTGGCATAAAATATAAATTTTAG
- a CDS encoding class II 3-deoxy-7-phosphoheptulonate synthase: MAWSRDSWRNYNILQQPKYLDKDELKNIEEKLKGFPPLVFAGEARNLKAELAKVCEGKAFLLQGGDCAESFANFNANNIRDMFKVILQMAIVLTYAGGCPIVKVGRLAGQFAKPRSSDFEEVNGVKLPSYRGDIINGFEFSQSARVPDPKRMIEAYYRSASTMNLLRAFSRGGLADLHQIHKWNLGFTKRAEIDEKYTQLTDSLTKTLAFMEACGMTSENTPAISQTSFYTSHEALLLPYEEAMTREDSLSGEWYDCSAHMLWIGERTRGIDDAHVHFLSGVKNPIGVKIGPNATADDIINLSAKLNPENEAGRLNIIIRMGADKINDRLPNLLRDVKREGLKMVYSIDPMHGNTTSVAQYKTREFDKILSEVKSFFEISRSEGVYPGGIHLEMTGQDVTECTGGAFNVTEQSLKDRYETQCDPRLNADQALELAFMVADFLKKA; the protein is encoded by the coding sequence ATGGCTTGGAGTAGGGATAGCTGGAGAAATTACAACATACTTCAGCAACCAAAATATTTAGATAAAGACGAACTAAAAAATATTGAAGAAAAATTAAAAGGTTTTCCACCACTTGTTTTTGCAGGAGAGGCTAGAAATTTAAAGGCAGAACTTGCTAAGGTTTGTGAAGGTAAGGCGTTTTTGCTTCAAGGTGGGGATTGTGCTGAAAGCTTTGCAAATTTTAACGCAAACAATATCAGGGATATGTTTAAAGTCATACTTCAAATGGCAATAGTTTTAACCTATGCTGGAGGCTGTCCGATAGTAAAAGTAGGACGTCTAGCAGGGCAGTTTGCAAAACCTAGAAGCTCAGACTTTGAAGAAGTAAATGGTGTAAAACTACCTAGTTATAGAGGCGATATTATAAATGGTTTTGAATTTAGTCAATCAGCACGTGTGCCAGATCCAAAACGTATGATAGAAGCGTACTATCGGTCGGCTTCTACCATGAACTTGCTTCGTGCATTTTCGCGTGGCGGTTTGGCTGATTTACATCAGATACATAAGTGGAATTTAGGCTTTACAAAACGTGCTGAGATAGATGAGAAATATACCCAGCTAACAGATAGCTTGACTAAGACTTTGGCGTTTATGGAGGCTTGTGGTATGACATCTGAAAACACTCCAGCCATAAGCCAAACATCATTTTACACATCTCATGAAGCGTTGTTGCTTCCTTATGAAGAGGCTATGACTAGAGAGGATAGCCTAAGTGGCGAGTGGTATGACTGCTCGGCTCATATGCTTTGGATAGGCGAGAGAACGCGCGGTATAGATGACGCTCACGTGCATTTTTTAAGTGGAGTAAAAAACCCAATAGGTGTAAAAATAGGACCAAACGCGACAGCAGATGACATTATAAATTTGTCAGCTAAACTAAATCCAGAAAATGAAGCTGGACGCCTAAATATAATCATAAGAATGGGAGCTGATAAGATAAATGATAGACTGCCAAACCTGCTTCGTGATGTTAAGCGCGAGGGGTTAAAGATGGTTTATAGTATAGACCCAATGCACGGCAACACAACTAGCGTAGCCCAGTACAAAACTCGTGAATTTGATAAAATTTTAAGTGAAGTTAAGAGCTTTTTTGAAATTTCAAGAAGCGAAGGCGTGTATCCAGGAGGCATACATCTTGAGATGACTGGACAAGATGTTACAGAGTGCACTGGCGGTGCGTTTAATGTAACAGAACAAAGCCTAAAAGATCGTTATGAAACGCAGTGTGACCCAAGACTAAATGCTGATCAGGCACTTGAGCTTGCATTTATGGTGGCTGATTTTTTAAAAAAGGCTTGA
- the rarD gene encoding EamA family transporter RarD, which yields MDLKNERTKGFLYALFAFFFWGSFSPFFKLYGTDISSYEILIHRIIWSVVFLAIVLYFFGGFASVVQILRHKKIRNALLTSGFLISLNWWTYVLAVSSGQILEAGLGQFLTPLISMMLGALIFKEKLSGVAKFAIFIVFLAVLLQVYALGNFPVVALMLGLSFAFYGVIRKRVKVPGIAAIFVETLLLLPLCFGYFLYLFFANQSHFNADLNGFLMIASGVITVVPLIIYNMATARVDLSILGFMQYIIPTMSVGFGIYFGEELGVLKFCSFALIWFAIVLVSVDGILRKRGKNATK from the coding sequence TTGGATTTAAAAAACGAACGCACAAAAGGCTTTTTGTATGCACTTTTTGCCTTTTTCTTTTGGGGTAGCTTCTCGCCATTTTTTAAACTTTATGGCACTGATATTAGTTCGTATGAAATTTTAATTCATCGCATTATTTGGTCGGTTGTATTTTTAGCGATTGTGCTCTATTTTTTTGGCGGTTTTGCTAGTGTGGTTCAAATTTTAAGGCATAAAAAGATAAGAAACGCTCTTTTAACAAGTGGTTTTTTAATAAGTCTAAACTGGTGGACTTACGTTTTAGCCGTAAGTAGCGGACAAATTTTAGAGGCTGGACTTGGTCAGTTTTTAACTCCGCTTATTAGTATGATGCTTGGTGCTTTAATATTTAAAGAAAAGCTAAGTGGTGTTGCAAAATTTGCGATATTTATCGTGTTTTTAGCAGTTCTTTTGCAAGTTTATGCGCTTGGAAATTTTCCAGTCGTAGCACTTATGCTTGGCTTGTCGTTTGCGTTTTATGGAGTGATTAGAAAGAGAGTTAAAGTGCCTGGTATAGCTGCTATTTTTGTTGAAACGCTACTTTTGTTGCCGTTGTGTTTTGGGTATTTTTTGTATCTATTTTTTGCAAATCAGAGCCACTTTAACGCCGATTTAAACGGATTTTTGATGATAGCTTCAGGTGTAATAACAGTCGTTCCGCTAATCATTTATAATATGGCTACGGCTCGTGTAGATCTTAGCATTTTAGGCTTTATGCAATATATCATACCAACGATGTCTGTAGGGTTTGGGATATATTTTGGCGAAGAGCTTGGGGTGCTAAAATTTTGCTCGTTTGCACTTATTTGGTTTGCAATCGTGCTAGTTAGCGTGGATGGAATTTTAAGAAAAAGAGGTAAAAATGCTACAAAATGA